One Cryptococcus neoformans var. grubii H99 chromosome 3, complete sequence genomic region harbors:
- a CDS encoding mitochondrial intermediate peptidase 1: MLRLPRTTRRALSSLAPCALAPHFDRPLPPPAAAPPAPLCGLPPLTAPDALPPLTRRTVLHAHALVARIAAAPAHPDPAELRHVVKNLDRLSDVLCGVIDMCELVRNVHPDPRWIEETEKTYETLCSFMNELNTNRGLYDALIATVSHKFPGNPLSPAELKVAQTFLSDFERSGIQLPPSVRAKFVRHSDNILALGRTFLSSVSAGPSTDTPIEIPEPDVLLAGLSPKFVASLPRKKRRGPVLLAPGSWEAQMIGRYADNEEARRLVYIGSMREDKDRVHVLETMLKERAELAHVLGKETWGHVALSDKMAKTPQNVLQFLTSLATHHRPSAAADVAALQRLKALSTVSRTGSQLPTVYAWDRDHYAEQYAASLLPNGSLPPITPYFSVGTAMSGLSQMLSRLYGISFRPVSVSHGEVWHPSVRRLDVMDEHGKRIGVIYCDLFSRPGKPSAGAAHYTVRCSRRVDDDPLEGDGLPPGWDQHLGKGMEVKGEALHGKEGRYQLPIVVLTTDFGTVEESGPALLGWNDLETLFHEMGHAIHSMIGQTEFHNVSGTRCATDFVELPSILMEHFISSPAVLSTFATHYTTNEPLPIPLIQAHLQLDQSLKALETHSQILMALLDQKYHSIKHGEQLDSTRVWNELQSQVGVIPPVRGTAWQTQFGHLYGYGATYYSYLFDRAIAGKIWSSLFARGRTNSNNAAAAAADILSREGGEAFKEKVLKWGGGRDPWEMVGDVIGGAEGEQVARGDEKAMELVGRWMIK; encoded by the exons ATGCTCCGTCTCCCCCGCACCACACGCCGcgccctctcctccctcgccCCCTGCGCCCTTGCGCCCCACTTTGACCGCCCCCTCCCGCCCCCGGCCGCCGCGCCCCCTGCGCCCCTCTGCGGCCTCCCGCCGCTCACCGCCCCCGACGCCCTCCCGCCCCTCACCCGCCGCACCGTCCTCCACGCCCACGCCCTCGTCGCCCGCATCGccgccgcccccgcccACCCCGACCCCGCAGAGCTCCGCCACGTGGTGAAGAACCTCGACCGTCTCAGCGATGTCCTCTGCGGCGTCATCGACATGTGCGAGCTCGTGCGCAACGTCCATCCGGACCCCCGCTGGATCGAGGAGACCGAAAAGACGTACGAGACCCTGTGCAGCTTCATGAACGAGCTCAATACCAACAGGGGACTCTATGAC GCCCTCATCGCAACCGTCTCGCACAAATTCCCCGGCAACCCGCTGTCGCCCGCCGAGCTCAAAGTCGCACAGACCTTTCTCTCAGACTTTGAGCGCTCCGGCATACAGCTGCCCCCCAGCGTCCGTGCCAAATTCGTCCGCCACTCTGACAATATCCTCGCGCTCGGCCGaaccttcctctcctctgTCTCGGCCGGGCCCTCGACGGATACCCCTATAGAAATACCAGAACCAGACGTATTGCTCGCCGGGCTCAGCCCGAAATTTGTGGCTTCGTTACCGCGGAAAAAGCGCAGAGGTCCCGTACTCCTCGCGCCCGGCTCGTGGGAAGCACAGATGATCGGCAGATATGCAGACAATGAGGAAGCTCGTCGCCTGGTGTATATCGGCTCCATGCGGGAAGACAAGGACAGGGTCCATGTGTTGGAGACAATGCTGAAGGAACGAGCAGAGCTCGCCCACGTGCTTGGAAAGGAAACATGGGGCCATGTCGCCCTGTCCGACAAGATGGCCAAGACGCCCCAAAACGTTTTACAGTTCCTCACGTCTCTGGCGACACACCACCGGCCatcggcagcagcagacgTTGCCGCTCTCCAACGCCTCAAGGCCCTTTCCACAGTCTCCCGCACTGGTTCTCAACTGCCCACCGTGTACGCTTGGGATAGAGACCATTATGCAGAGCAATATGCTGCATCATTACTACCCAACGGATCCTTACCGCCCATCACACCCTACTTCTCCGTGGGCACAGCCATGTCTGGCCTTTCGCAAATGTTGTCGCGTCTCTACGGCATCTCCTTCAGACCCGTGTCTGTCTCACACGGCGAAGTCTGGCACCCCTCGGTGAGGCGATTGGACGTGATGGACGAACATGGTAAACGAATAGGAGTGATCTACTGCGATTTGTTTTCAAGACCCGGTAAGCCATCAGCGGGCGCAGCACACTATACCGTCCGCTGCTCGAGAAGGGTGGACGATGATCCTTTGGAAGGCGATGGCCTGCCTCCAGGATGGGATCAACATCTCGGTAAAGGAATGGAAGTAAAAGGTGAAGCGTTACATGGCAAAGAGGGCAGATACCAACTTCCCATCGTTGTGCTCACCACGGACTTTGGAACGGTTGAAGAAAGCGGCCCAGCGTTGCTTGGATGGAACGATCTCGAGACTCTGTTCCACGAGATGGGGCATGCTATCCACT CAATGATCGGCCAAACAGAGTTTCACAATGTGTCCGGTACTCGATGTGCCACCGACTTTGTCGAactcccttccatcctcatgGAGCACTTTATCTCTTCCCCAGCTGTCCTCAGCACATTCGCCACCCACTATACCACCAACGAACCTTTACCGATCCCTCTCATCCAAGCGCATCTGCAACTCGACCAGTCCCTCAAAGCCCTCGAAACACATTCACAAATCCTGATGGCGCTGCTTGACCAAAAGTACCACTCTATCAAGCACGGCGAACAACTTGACTCTACCCGAGTCTGGAACGAGCTGCAAAGCCAAGTAGGGGTGATCCCACCCGTGCGAGGGACGGCGTGGCAGACGCAGTTTGGACACTTGTACGGCTACGGCGCGACTTATTATTCCTATCTGTTTGATCGTGCAATCGCAGGCAAGATCTGGTC